TTTCAGACTTAATAAAGATGATTTGAAAATCAAAGATTTAAATAGCATCTATTTGTACGTTAGAGGTATCAATCTACTCACCTTCGCTTTCGACAAAAATCTTCCATTTGATCCAGAATCAAATAGTAATACTGTTCCTAGTTATGTGGGAGGGTCAGGAGTATATGATCAAACTCAGCCCTTACTAAGACAGATAATGTTTGGTGCGGTAATAGATTTCTAATTATTAAAATTTAAAAAATGAAAAACAAAATATTTATTTTAGGAGCTTTTGTGGCATTACTAGGAATGTCGTCTTGCTCTGATAGCTTTTTAGAAGAAAACTACTCGGAAGCGTTGAACATACCATTAGATGCTAACACGATCAAAACTAATGATGATTTGCAAAACTCAATCAGAGGACTTTATGCATCCCTAGCTAATACTAATGGTTTCGGAGGAGGTTATTTTACCTATCAAGAACTTACTGGAGATATTGGATTTGTAAGTATCAAAAATTCTGGATACTTCGTGTCTACTAATGCATTGAATCATCTTCAGGTAGATGGAGGTGCCAGTGAAGGCATATGGACCGCATTTTATAACACAATTGCAAATGCAAATCTTGTACTGTCATATGAAGGTAAAATTCCAGACGGAAAAGATGGAGTTGTAAAGTCTAATACTTTATTTGCACATGCGAAGGTAATACGTGCATATAATTATTTGGCTCTTTTGGGTCTGTTTTCCCCTAATTATGGAGAAGGGGATCAAAGTTTAGGTGTTCCATATACGACTGCCTATAATATAACTGCTAAATTACCCAGAGAAACAGTTCCTAATGTTATAAACTCTGTGATTGCTGATTTAGAATCTTCTTTAGCTTTTTTTAAGGCTGATGGTTTTTCAGCAATTTATGCAGATAATAAATCTTTCAACACAAATGCTGTAAATTTATTACTTGCGAGGGCTTATTTATTTAAAAAAGATTATACTAAAGCACAGCAATATGCTCAGACTGTTATTGATGTAGGGGGACTACTTAGTACAACTAGTACTTCGAGTCCATTTTCATCAATGTTTTTAGTAACGGGTGAAAATAACGCAGAAGTTCTCTTTCAAATAGATTTTACTAATCCAGGTGGGTCAAACTCTCTTTCTACTTATTGGGGAACGGCAGGAACTTATAAGCAAAATTTTATGGCAAAGCCATTCTATGATTCATTTGTATCAGCTACAGGTAATGATATCCGTGTGAAAAATACGGCGTGGTATCAAAATAATGCAACAACATACCCGGATCTACCACTGCCAATTAATGTCAGAAAATACAATAATGGATTTAGAGATGTAATTCAATTGAGAAAAACGGAGGCTATTTTTATCAAGGCAGAGGCACAATATCATTCTGATCCTTCAATTGCGTTTCAGACTCTAAAAGATTGGGTTTTAGCATATAGAGATACAGGCTACAGCAAGATGCCAACCGGGACAGGAGTTCTAGATGAAATCTTAAGACAAAAAGGATTTGAGTTTTTCCTCGAAGGAACAAGATTTACTGATTTAAAAAGAAATAACAAACCAATTATTAAATATCAGACTGGTGTAGACGGGAATACTTTAGGATCTATTCCGTTAGGCGACAGACGATTTATTTGGCCAATACCTTTGGCAGAGAAACAAAATAATCCTAATATTTCTCAAGCTCCAGGATATTAATAAAATGAAGCTGTCTCTGTAAAGAGACAGCTTATGTTTGAATATCAAAAGTTTCAGAATGCTAAAACTCTGCATTAAAATAATAGAAATTTAAAAATCATTTTAGTGGAGTGCTTTTTTTTGAGATTTAACATTTTTTTTTAAAGTTATTTAAAAAAAAAATTATAATTTAGTCAATATTTAAAAATTAAAATTATTTATTATGAAAAAAATCTATCTTATGGCAAGCATTGTAACAATGGTTGCTGCCAATGCGCAAGTTTCCATTAATGACAACTTTGAAAGCTATCCTGTTGGATCTTATTTTGGAGGTACTTGGTCGAATTGGTCTGGAGCATCAGGTGCTGAAAATTTGCGTATTACAACTGCACAAGCCGCAAGTGGTACAAAATCAGGGACTATTAGCGTAGATGGGCAAGATGTTATCATGAAAGTGCCAACTGCAGTTTCAGGGGTACATACTTTTCAGTGGAAAATGCTAGTTCCTGCAGACAAATCTGCATGGTTGGCATTTATGGAAGATACTTCAAACCCTGCTAATTATGGTACTGACTCAATGCCATTTAAACTCAATTTCAATACAAATACAGTAATTGGAACGGATAATTATGATAACAAGATGTATCTTTCGCTTTATGCTTCTGACACATCTGTATCTTTAACTCCTCCAATTGACTACCCTATCGGGCAATGGGCAACTTACAAGGTGGTTTTTGATTTGGACAGCGCTATCGTTTCATTTTATATAAACGGAACAAAAATTATTGAAACAGATTATACAGCTCCAGGGTTGTCTGTAGGAGGTGCTGACCTTTGGAAATTTGATACAGGCAATATATTTATAACAGGATCTACAAGTACAAACGATCCTTGCGAATGGTATATTGATGACTTCGTGTATGGTGAAGGAGATTTGGCTACTACAGAAGTAACAGCAAATTCTTTCTCTGTTTATCCTACACTTGTTAGCAATCAAGTGTTTAATGTTTCAGGAAAATCAAAAATTTCAAGTGTAGAAGTGTATAACATTGCAGGTCAGCAAGTATTGAAATTAGCTCCAAATGCAACTTCAGTTGAAGTGAATACTTCTAAGCTTGTGCCAGGAACATATATTGTAAATGTAACCGGAGAGCAAACTAAACTTAGTAAGAAGATTATTGTTAAATAATAATTCACAATATTCGAATTTTAAAGACTGTCTTTTAGATGGTCTTTTTTTATTTATTATTTTTCCATTCGTTTGTTGATTTTTAAGTATAAGATTTAGTATATTTCTTAGAGAGGCTCTGTTGAAAACACTAAAGTTATTAAAAAATAATCCAGATTATTTTTACATAATCAAACCCCGCAATCTGCGGGGTTTTTTATTTACGGATAATTAGTACTTTTGTAGTCAAATTTCCTTGATGAAATATTTATCAATACTGTTACTTGTTTTTAGCGTTTTTATTAATGCACAGCAAGTCAACAAAACAGATTCTAATAAACTGCCTTCGGATACACTAAAAGTAGATTCTGGAGAACAAGATTCATTAGAAATTTATAAACCAACCATTTATGATTATCAGGTCAAGAAAAGATTTTCTGAGAAAAAAATCTATGATACTACGTTTGCTATTGAGAGATCATACATTGTAATACAGTACAACAAAAAAGATAATTTCGGAAAAATCCAGTATGCTAATATTGGATCGGGATTTCAGAATTTGGTTTATGAAAAAAATGCGGAGCAAAATCTCACACTTCTTCCGGAAAACAAATCATTCTATCTTATAGGTGAAAATGACATCAATTACTATGATGTAAAAACACCAACCACCACATTTTTCTATAACAATGCAATGAAAAATGGAGGACAATTACATACAACCTATACGCAAAATGTTGGAAAGAATTTCAATTTTGCGATAGAATATATGGGATTAAGGTCTCAAGGACTCTATACAAATAGTTTGGCTTCGAGTAACAATACTATTTTCAGCGGGCATTATATTTCTAAAAATAAAAAATACGAAGCTTACGCCCATTACATCCATCAGAATGTCAACAATCAGGAAAATGGAGGGATTGCAGACTTAGACGTTTTCTTAGGAGGCGATTCAAGGTTCAATAACCGTCAAAATCTTGAAACCAACTTAGCTGGCGCCGAATCCAGATATGCTTATAGAAGATATTATTTCAGTCAGGAGTTTGCGCCTTTTGATCCTGCTAAATATCCCTTCAAGCTAAGACACACTATTTATCATCAGGGTAACAAATATTATTTTTCAGAAACAGCTTCGGATATAGATTTCTTTGGAGGCATAGATAATACAGCATTTCCATTAACCAATAAAAAGTTCTCCAACAATCTCAGTAACACTTTTAGCTTGGTTTGGGATAACGAGAAATTCAAATTGGATGCTGGATTCCGTCATCAGTACATTACTTTCGGGAATAAAAATGCCTATCCTCTTTTAGAAATTCCGGGTTATTTCAAAGAACAAAGATTCGGGGCTGTTGGGAACTTACAAATTAAATTGCTAGACAAAATCCAACTGAAATCCTTTTTGGAAATTTCCAAAGGTTCAGAATTTGGAGATTATATCAAGACTACCAACGAATTAGTTTTCGAGCCTATCAAAGACTATCTGATAGAAGGACGAGTTAATTTCCAATCGGCTTATCCAAGTTTCAATTATCTGGTGAACTCTTCGCATTATCTCAATTACAACTATTATCTACAAAATCCAAATAACGAAGCCGTAACCCAAATCGGAGGAACTTTGAAATTGGCAAAATGGTTTAACACGCAGCTTTTTGTAGATTATTTCAGAATCGATAATTACACTTATTTTGATAATTCAGCAAAACCACAACAAAGTTCTTCTTCACTCAATATTTCGCAAATTGGAGGTGAAACAACTTTGAAATACCACAGATTCAATTTCAACGGAAGAGTGCTTTTCCAAAAAGCTTTGACCAATGACAATTTGTTGCCAATGCCTGATTTCATCGGAAGATTGAATATTTATTATCAGGCGCCAGCGTTCAAAAAAGCGGCAGAAATTCAGGCTGGTGTAAAATTGTATTACTTCACCAAATTTGCTTCCAGAGAATTTTCACCAATTCTCAACGAGTACATTTTGCCGGGAACAAACGCTTATTCAATTGGAGGGCAGCCGATTGCCGATGTTTACATCAATATGAGGGTGAAACGTATGTTTTTCTATGTAGAAGGACAGCACATCAATCAGACCTTTATGCAGAATAAATCGTTCACGGCGCCAAATTATCCTATTTATGATTTTCGATTGAATTTGGGCGTGGTTTGGTATCTTTTCCACTAATTTTGTTAGAATAATTATGGTAGCTTTATCCGCCTTCCGTTCCCAATTTGTCACACTGAGCTTGTCGAAGTGTCCGCTCAAGTCGGGCTGCGAGTCAACAACCATCAACCAACAACAGACAACCAAATGACCATCGGTTTCGAAAATATAGACAGCATTCCAAAACTCGTAAAAGACTTTCTTAAAAAAAATCTGGACGGATTTCAAGGAAAAGTTTTTGACTTGGAGAATTTCAAAAATCAGATTGTGGAAAAACAAAATTCCTATTCTGATGACAAAAGACAAATTCTTCATAATGCGATTTTCTCTCAGAATCAAGAAGAGCAGATGTCTCCAAAACAATTAGAATTTCTCTTTTCTTTGAAAGATAAAACTACTTTCACCATTACAACCGGTCATCAGCTCAACTTGTTTACAGGTCCTGTTTTCTTTGTTTATAAGATTTTGCAGACTATCAAAACAGCAGAATTTCTTAAATCTAATTTTCCGGAATTCAATTTCGTTCCTGTTTTTTGGATGGCAACGGAAGACCACGATTTTGACGAAATCAACCATTTCAAAACCAAAGAACATTATTACGAAATCAAAGGAAATGCCGGTGGTGATGTTGGAAATATAAAAATCGATGAAACGTTTTTCATTCAGGAATTTGAGAAAGAATTCAAAGACAATCTCTATGGAACGGAACTGATTCTTTGGATTAAAAAAGCGTATCAAAAAGGCAAAACACATACACAAGCGATTCGATATTTGGTGAATCAATTGTTTTCGGATTACGGATTACTGACAATTGATGGAAACGAAAAAGAACTGAAAAATCAGGTAAAAGATATTTTCAAAAAAGAATTATTATCGAATCAACTTTTTGAAACAACTAAAAATCAAAGACAATTTCTGGAAGATAATTATGGCAAAGTCCAAGTCAATCCGAGAGAAATCAATCTTTTTTATTTGACGGAAACCAGAAACCGAATCGAAAAAATCAACAATGAATATTTCATTCTTGACACAGATTTAAAATTATCGGAAGAAGAGATTCTTCACGAATTGGAAAATTATCCCAAAAAATTTAGCCCGAATGCGGTTCTTCGTCCTGCTTATCAGGAAACCATTATGCCGAATCTAGCATATATTGGCGGAAATGCCGAGATTATGTATTGGATAGAATTGAAAGATTATTTCGAATCCATTAATCTGCCTTTCCCGATTTTGATTCCAAGAAATTCGATGTTGTTTTTGGAAGAAAAAACCTTTAGTAAAATTGAAAACTCAGGATTGAAAATCGAAAATTTCTTCGGGAATTTTGCAGAAGTTATCAATCAAAAAATATTAGATAACAACGAAATTAAACAACTTCTTGAACGGAAAGAACAAGATTTGATTAATTCGTTTTCAGAAATAAAAACAAAGGCTGAACAAACGGACAAAACTTTTGCAAACCTTGTGAATGCAGAGGAAACTCGACAATTAAAATCATTCAAAAGAATGCAAAAACGTCTTTTGAAAGCTGAGAAAATAAAGCAATCTGAGAAATTTGACCAGATGCAAAATCTGTTTCTGAAAGTTCATCCCGGCGGAACCTGGCAGGAAAGAGTATTGAATTTCAGTGCGTTCTACGCGGATTTTGGAAAACAATGGATTGCCGGTAGTTATCAACAAATGGATGTTCAAAAATCGGAACTGATAATTTCTTCCATTTAATCTGAAAGCATTATTTTTGTAACATTATATAAAAAGGATGGTTAAAAAGATTTTCATTTTATCAGGACTTATCGGATTTTTAGGGCTTTCGGCACAGAAAACCCACACTGTTGCGCCAAAGGAAACACCTTATGGGATTTCTAAACAATATGGTATCACGATTGATGAATTGTATCAATTGAATCCTTCCAAAAAAGAAGGTGGTCTTAAAATTGGCGATGTTATCGTTGTTTCAAAAGGAGGTAGCGGTACAAAAGCTGTACCTTCAACGCCAACACCTGCAACTTCTGTAGCTAAAACAGGAAAAACAGGAACCATTACCTTACAGCCAAAGCAAACCATTTACGGAATTACAAAACAGTATCAGATTTCTGAGGCAGACCTTAGAAAACTGAATCCTGAATTGGATTCTCATATGAAAATCGGTGACAAGATTACCCTGCCATTAGATAACATTCAGAAATTTGGCGGCTCTGCGCCTGCAACTGTTGTTCAAGCAACTACTACTACGACAGAAAAACCCGCTGAAGTAAAAACAGTGACTAAAACTGAAACTAATTCTTCTGACAAAGGTCTATATGTTGTTCAGGCAAAGGATAATTATTATAAAATCTCGAGACAATTCAACCTGACTCAAAAGCAGTTATTCGCTTTGAATCCGGGATTGGAAACAACAGGTTTGAAACCGGGAGAAGCGATTAGAGTTTCCGGTTCGGATTCTGCAGCAAGTTCTTCTAATTCTATCAAGGTTGAGGATAATTCTCAAAGCAATGCGACATCAGCTCCGGTCACTGAAACGACAAGGCAAACAACGGTTTCGGAGCCAACGAAAACTTCTTCATCTGTAACTTCTTCGGAAGATGATTATGTGACTTACACGGTTCAGAGTGGCGATACAATGTTCAGTATTATGAACAGATTCAATGTGACACTTGACCAATTGATTAGCCTTAATCCAAATCTTTCTGATGGATTGAAAGCCGGGATGACTTTGAAAATTAAGAAACAAGACCCGATGTATTCTAAGAAAAGCGGTGATGTTTTGAGTGTTGTTTTGATGTTGCCTTTCGGGTACGATGCGAACGATGCGAAGTACAGAACAATGTCTATGGATTTCTTGACCGGCGCAAAATTAGCAGCTGAGAGAAATGCAACAAACGGACAAAAATTGGACATCAAAGTTGTAGATGCTGGAAATGAAACAACTTTCAAAAATAGTCTTTCCCAGATCAATCCGGATAATACAGATTTGATTGTGGGGCCTTTTTTCAAATCAAGTGTTCTTGAAGTTCTAAGATTTGTGAATGATAAAAAAATTCCTGTAGTTGCACCTTTTGCTAATTCGGAAGACCTTTTTGATTACAGCAATTTGATTATCATCGAAACTGAAAATTCAATTTATTCGGACAGAATCGTGAAAGAAGTTGGTCAGGTTTATCAAGACCAAAAAATCTATATTGTTGCAGATAATTCCAAAGCAAATGCTAATGCAATTAAAGCTGGTTTGGAAAAGTCATTATCAAAACCTAATGTTGTTATCGTTAATTCTTCATCAGAGATTCAGTTGGAAAATAATATGATGACAGGACAATCGGTTCCTGTGATTGCGGTTTTAGCGGACGATGACGAATCTGCAGGTGCTGCTTTTGCTTCAAAAATTATTGCTCTTGGAAAACAGACAGAAGGCGTGAAAGCTTTCAGTATGTTTTACAGTCCAAGCTTTGAGAAGAATGTAGACGACCTTTCAAAAGCGAGTTTGGTTTATCTGATGGATAGAAAAATCAATTACGATGGCGATTTTGAAAAAGAAATTCTTGCAGCTTACAAAGGCAAATATTGTAAAACGCCTTCAAAATATGCTGTAATTGGTTTTGATGTAATGAATGATATGCTGACAAGAGAAAACAAAAGAGGAGAAATTTTCAAGCAAATCGGTAAATCCCAAACACAACTAGCTACAAAATTCGAATTTGTAAAAGCAAAACCAAACGGAGCATATATCAATAACGGTTACAGAGTTGTCAGATTGATGCAGTAATATTGATTTGAAAATTTAAATAATAGTTAAGAAAAATTAAATGGATAAAACGCCGACTGGCGTTTTATCTGTCAAAAATTAGATATAATAAATGAAACTCGAAAGAGTTCCATCTATCCTAAAAAAAATAATAGTTAATTAGATGAAAGCACTTGTATTTCCTGGGCAGGGTTCACAGTTTGTCGGGATGGGAAAAGAACTTTACGATTCCCGAAAAGACGTGAAAGACCTGATGGATTCTGCCAATGATATTCTTGGTTTTGATATTGTTTCTGTGATGTTCAATGGAACAGACGAAGACCTTAAAAAAACGAGCGTAACCCAGCCAGCTATTTTCCTACACTCGGTTGCTGCTGTAAAAGTAGCGAACGGTTTGGGTGCAGAAATGGTTGCTGGACATTCTTTGGGCGAATTTTCCGCTTTGGTTGCCAACGGCGTTCTATCTTTCGAAGACGGACTGAAATTAGTTTCCGAAAGAGCGCAGGCAATGCAGATGGCTTGCGATATTAATCCAAGTTCGATGGCTGCCATCCTTGGCTTAGAAGATGTTAAAGTTGAAGAAATCTGTGCAGAAATCGAAGGCATTGTTGTTCCTGCAAATTACAACTGTCCTGGACAATTGGTAATTTCCGGAGAGACAACAGCTGTTGAAAAAGCTTGCGAAGCTTTGAAAGCGGCTGGTGCAAAAAGAGCTTTGTTGTTGCCTGTAAATGGTGCTTTTCATTCGCCATTAATGATGCCGGCTCAAGAGAGATTGGCTGCCGCAATTGAAAAAACAAATTTCCGAAAAGCAACAATTCCTGTTTATCAGAACATCACGACAACTGCAGTTTCTGACCCGGAAGAAATCAAGAAAAATTTGATTGCTCAGCTGACTGGTCCTGTAAAATGGACTCAAAGTGTGCAGAATATGATAAAAGACGGTGCAACTAATTTTATAGAAGTCGGACCTGGAAAAACACTTCAAGGTTTGATTAAGAAAATCAATTCAGAAGTTAATGTTGCGTCTGCTATCTAAGAATAGAATTTTTAGGGCAGCTTAATCCGCCTTCCGCTCCCAATCTTTTTACTTTTTAGCAAAAAAGCAAAAAGGATTTCCGCTCAAGTCAGGCTGTATAAGATTCTATGTTTAAAATAAATTAAAAAATAATCAACAAATGAGCAGGATATTTTCACCAGGCAAGTTAATGCTTACCTCAGAATATGTTGCTGTTGATGGCGCTCTTGTTCTAGCTATTCCAACGAAGCTGGGACAAGAGCTTTTTTATACAGAGAATGAAGACCAGAAGTCATTGATTTTTTGGGAAGCTTATCACCAGAATCAATTATGGTTAAAGGCTACGATTGATTATAAAAATTGGGAAATCCTTGAAACCAATGATTCCAAAGCTTCAGAATTCATTCTTAAAACGCTCAAAAATGTTCAGAATCTTTCTGATACCAAACTAAAAAGTGATACTTCTTATCACATTAAAACCAATCTTCAATTTCCTTCAGACTTTGGGTTAGGAAGCAGTTCTACCTTGATGAATAATCTTGCAGAGTGGGCAAACATCGATGCCTTTACTCTTAACGAAATCAGTCTTGGCGGAAGTGGTTATGACGTTGCTGTTGCCAAAGAAAAATCTGCAGTTCTCTACAGCCGTTTTCCGGAAAGGACTTATCATAAAATTGATTTCAATCCGAGTTTCAAGGATGAATTAATTTTTATTCATCTCAATCAAAAGCAAGATACGAGAGAAGGAATTTCTCATTACAAGTCTAAGCCAACTTCAACGGGATTAATCAATGACTATTCTAAATTAACCAAAATGATTGTCAACAGTCAGAATTTGGAAGAATTTTCAGAATTAATGACAATTCACGAGCAAAAAATGTCCGATTTTCTCGAAATCCCAACTGTGAAAGAAAAATATTTCCAAAATTGCCCGAGCTTTGTCAAAAGTTTGGGAGCTTGGGGTGGAGATTTCGTTCTTGCGTCCAAATTTGGAGATTATGAAAGCTATTTCAAAAAGCAAGGTTTCTACAGAATATTCTCTTGGTCAGATTTAATTAATTGATTATTAATTAATTATAAATTTTATTTTAACTGATGAATGTCAGTTTATAAAAACTTTGATAATTCGCTGATATTTTTACATTTGTCGCAACACCTTTAATCTTCAAAAAAAATTAAAAATGGACAAGTTAAAATCTTATCTTGAACACCAAGGTATTCTCAATCCGAAAGAGATCATCCACAATCCTACTTACGAAGAAATTTTCCAGGCAGAAATGGACCCGAACAATTCCGGATTTGCTAAAGGCGTTTTGACAAAGTCGGGGGCTGTGGCTGTAAAAACCGGAATTTTTACCGGCAGGTCTCCAAAAGACAGATATATTGTAAAAGACAATATCACTCGGGATACGATTTGGTGGGACGGAAACATCAATCGTCCAACCACAGTCGAAGTTTTTGATGAGTTAAAAGACATCGTAACCAAAGACCTTTCTGGCGACAGAATCTATGTTATCGATACATTTTGTGGTTCTAACGAAGACACGAGATTGAAAGTAAGGTTCGTGACAAAAGTGGCTTGGCAAGCTCATTTTGTGATGAATATGTTCATTCGTCCTTCTCATTATGACCTTCAAAATTATGGCGATCCGGATTTTGTAGTCATCAATTCTTCCGAATCTGTCAATCCAAATTGGGAACAACACGGACTTAATTCTGAAGTGTTTGTAATGTTCGATTTGACCAAGAAAATGCAGATCATCGGTGGAACTTGGTATGGCGGAGAAATGAAGAAAGGAATGTTCGCGATAATGAATTATTACCTTCCATTGAAAGGAATGGCTTCTATGCATTGTTCCGCAAACGTAGGCGAGGACGGCGATGTAGCAGTTTTCTTCGGACTTTCCGGAACTGGGAAAACAACGCTTTCTGCTGACCCGAAACGCTATTTGATTGGTGATGATGAGCACGGTTGGGATAACAACGGTGTTTTCAATTACGAAGGTGGTTGCTATGCAAAAGTGATTGACCTTAGTAAAGAAAAAGAACCGGATATTTACGGCGCAATCAGAAGAGATGCGTTGTTGGAAAATGTGGTTACGGATGACGAAGGTAATGTAGATTACACCGACGGCTCGATTACGGAAAATACAAGGGTTTCCTATCCAATTTATCATATCAGCAAAATTGTTTTGCCTTCCAAAGCTGGTCATGCGAGTAAAATCATTTATTTGTCGGCTGACGCATTCGGGGTTTTGCCTCCGGTTTCTATCCTGACAGACCAACAGGCGCAATATCATTTCCTTTGCGGATATACATCAAAATTAGCAGGAACAGAACGCGGTATCACAGAACCGACACCTTCTTTTTCACCGGCATTTGGAGAAGCATTTTTGACATTGCATCCAACAATGTATTCCAAAACGTTGATTGGAAAAATGAAGGAGCACGGCGCGAAAGCTTATTTGGTAAATACAGGCTGGAACGGAACTGGAAAGAGAATTTCTCTCAAAGATACCAGAGCGATTATCGATGCTATTATTGATGGAAGCATTGATAAAGCTGATACGAATAAAGTTCCAGTAATGAATTTGGAATTCCCTGTTGCATTACCAAATGTTTCCGAAAACATTCTTGACCCAAGAGATACGTATGAGAATAATTCTGATTGGGAAGCTAAAGCTAAAGATTTGGCTGCAAGATATATTAAGTATTTTGAGCAGTTTACAGATAATGATGAAGCTCTGGAGTTGGTTTCTTCGGGACCGATTTTGTCAGAAGTTCATCAGGACTAAAAATAGAAACGCTTCCAATTTTGGAAGCGTTTTTTTATTGTATTAATTTTCCGTCTTGTTGTAGGATAACTTTATTGTTTTGTTCAACGGTCAAATCGATTTCCGGTGCATCTTTTTCGCCAATAATTCCTCTGTAAATAATGTAACTGAACTCGCCTTTTTTGAAAGTAATTGTATGATTACCGCCGCTTCCTTCCATTCTGATCTCGCCATTAGTCAGAATCAAATCGGGTTTTGTAGATTCTTTTTTACCTAATTTCCAAGAAGCATAACGGTATTTTCCATTGCTCAGTTCATCAATTCTAATCAAATAACTTTTAGTGGTCATTTTATAAACTGGCGATTTATATTGTCTCAAAGTGGAAAATAGATTTTTCTTTTCGTTAATAATAATGTTGTTCTTTTGATTTGTTTCGAATGGACTCTGGTAATTTAATGCTGTAATTCTTCCTTCTGTATCAATCCAAAAATCTCCATTATCAAGCATTATTCCTCGCCAGCCGACTTCTGACCATTGTTCTATTTTCGAATTTGAAATTTTATTAATGATTTTCGAATCAAAAATCTGATTGAATCTCTTCTTGAAATCAGACTCGTTTTTAACATCAGGAATTGGATATTCTCTGCTCAGAGGATAATTAACAATTTTAGAAATTCCGTCAATATTTTTAGTCTGAAATAACTTAATTACTTTCTGAATATTCTCGTTTTTAGTTTTATCCAGCTTTTCGTTTTGAGAAAATACAACACTGGAAATTAATAAAAAGAAAAATAAAATCTTGTATTTCATTACAAATCAGTTTTTATTTAAGGAAAGGATTATGTTCTTTTTCAAAACCAATTGATGTTGGTTCTCCGTGACCACTGTAAACTTTGGTATTTTCTGGCAAAGTCAACAATTTATTTTTAATACTTGAAATTAATTGGTCATAATCGCCTTTGTGAAGGTCGGTTCTCCCAATGCTCATCATAAAAAGTGCATCACCTGAAATTACAAATCCATTTTCCTGATTATAAAAAGCCACACTTCCAGGCGAATGTCCAGGAACGTCGTAGATTTCAACGGTTTCTAAACCTAAGTTTAATTTTTCTCCTTCTTTAATATGCTGAATTTCCCCTCTGAAAGCAGGAAAGAAAAAACCATAATTTTTAGCTGTAAATGAAGCGCGGTCAAGAATTTCCATCTCATCAGAATGAATCAAAACCGGAACATCAAAAGTATCATAAGCCCATTGTAAGCCAATAATATGGTCAATGTGAGCGTGCGTCAACAAAATATTTTTGATTTTAAGTTCATTTGCTTTGATGAAGCTGTGCAAAGTTTCGGTTTCAGCTTCGGGCATATTTCCCGGATCTATAAGAAAAGCTTCCTTTTCATCGTTATAAATGA
The genomic region above belongs to Epilithonimonas zeae and contains:
- a CDS encoding RagB/SusD family nutrient uptake outer membrane protein gives rise to the protein MKNKIFILGAFVALLGMSSCSDSFLEENYSEALNIPLDANTIKTNDDLQNSIRGLYASLANTNGFGGGYFTYQELTGDIGFVSIKNSGYFVSTNALNHLQVDGGASEGIWTAFYNTIANANLVLSYEGKIPDGKDGVVKSNTLFAHAKVIRAYNYLALLGLFSPNYGEGDQSLGVPYTTAYNITAKLPRETVPNVINSVIADLESSLAFFKADGFSAIYADNKSFNTNAVNLLLARAYLFKKDYTKAQQYAQTVIDVGGLLSTTSTSSPFSSMFLVTGENNAEVLFQIDFTNPGGSNSLSTYWGTAGTYKQNFMAKPFYDSFVSATGNDIRVKNTAWYQNNATTYPDLPLPINVRKYNNGFRDVIQLRKTEAIFIKAEAQYHSDPSIAFQTLKDWVLAYRDTGYSKMPTGTGVLDEILRQKGFEFFLEGTRFTDLKRNNKPIIKYQTGVDGNTLGSIPLGDRRFIWPIPLAEKQNNPNISQAPGY
- a CDS encoding T9SS type A sorting domain-containing protein, encoding MKKIYLMASIVTMVAANAQVSINDNFESYPVGSYFGGTWSNWSGASGAENLRITTAQAASGTKSGTISVDGQDVIMKVPTAVSGVHTFQWKMLVPADKSAWLAFMEDTSNPANYGTDSMPFKLNFNTNTVIGTDNYDNKMYLSLYASDTSVSLTPPIDYPIGQWATYKVVFDLDSAIVSFYINGTKIIETDYTAPGLSVGGADLWKFDTGNIFITGSTSTNDPCEWYIDDFVYGEGDLATTEVTANSFSVYPTLVSNQVFNVSGKSKISSVEVYNIAGQQVLKLAPNATSVEVNTSKLVPGTYIVNVTGEQTKLSKKIIVK
- a CDS encoding putative porin, which codes for MKYLSILLLVFSVFINAQQVNKTDSNKLPSDTLKVDSGEQDSLEIYKPTIYDYQVKKRFSEKKIYDTTFAIERSYIVIQYNKKDNFGKIQYANIGSGFQNLVYEKNAEQNLTLLPENKSFYLIGENDINYYDVKTPTTTFFYNNAMKNGGQLHTTYTQNVGKNFNFAIEYMGLRSQGLYTNSLASSNNTIFSGHYISKNKKYEAYAHYIHQNVNNQENGGIADLDVFLGGDSRFNNRQNLETNLAGAESRYAYRRYYFSQEFAPFDPAKYPFKLRHTIYHQGNKYYFSETASDIDFFGGIDNTAFPLTNKKFSNNLSNTFSLVWDNEKFKLDAGFRHQYITFGNKNAYPLLEIPGYFKEQRFGAVGNLQIKLLDKIQLKSFLEISKGSEFGDYIKTTNELVFEPIKDYLIEGRVNFQSAYPSFNYLVNSSHYLNYNYYLQNPNNEAVTQIGGTLKLAKWFNTQLFVDYFRIDNYTYFDNSAKPQQSSSSLNISQIGGETTLKYHRFNFNGRVLFQKALTNDNLLPMPDFIGRLNIYYQAPAFKKAAEIQAGVKLYYFTKFASREFSPILNEYILPGTNAYSIGGQPIADVYINMRVKRMFFYVEGQHINQTFMQNKSFTAPNYPIYDFRLNLGVVWYLFH
- the bshC gene encoding bacillithiol biosynthesis cysteine-adding enzyme BshC, whose translation is MSAQVGLRVNNHQPTTDNQMTIGFENIDSIPKLVKDFLKKNLDGFQGKVFDLENFKNQIVEKQNSYSDDKRQILHNAIFSQNQEEQMSPKQLEFLFSLKDKTTFTITTGHQLNLFTGPVFFVYKILQTIKTAEFLKSNFPEFNFVPVFWMATEDHDFDEINHFKTKEHYYEIKGNAGGDVGNIKIDETFFIQEFEKEFKDNLYGTELILWIKKAYQKGKTHTQAIRYLVNQLFSDYGLLTIDGNEKELKNQVKDIFKKELLSNQLFETTKNQRQFLEDNYGKVQVNPREINLFYLTETRNRIEKINNEYFILDTDLKLSEEEILHELENYPKKFSPNAVLRPAYQETIMPNLAYIGGNAEIMYWIELKDYFESINLPFPILIPRNSMLFLEEKTFSKIENSGLKIENFFGNFAEVINQKILDNNEIKQLLERKEQDLINSFSEIKTKAEQTDKTFANLVNAEETRQLKSFKRMQKRLLKAEKIKQSEKFDQMQNLFLKVHPGGTWQERVLNFSAFYADFGKQWIAGSYQQMDVQKSELIISSI